One region of Flavobacterium pisciphilum genomic DNA includes:
- a CDS encoding type IA DNA topoisomerase, with protein sequence MKTIIAEKPSVAREIAGLVGASDKKDGYLTGNGYFVTWAFGHLIGLGMPEDYGISGFDKSALPILPNPFLLTVRKVKKDKGYTADTGALKQLKVIEQLFTKSNSIIVATDAGREGELIFRYIYEYLKCNKPFERLWISSLTEKAIKQGFDKLKDGAAFDGLYQAAQGRSRADWLVGINATQALSIAAGNGIYSLGRVQTPTLALICKRYLDNKNFTVKKYWQIQLTHNKAQVDFKSISATKWDEKQLADDTLKAIQRGATATFTSVETKSVTEQPPLLFDLTGLQKEANKRLKLSAEATLNIAQSLYEKKFITYPRTGSKYIPEDMWAEIPNLVRALQNREDCKQALTKIKWGRFNKRIVNDLRVTDHHGLLITDKVPSVLNADENKIYNMIALRLLEAISQACVKEITDVSLQVLHYDFTAKGCKIQEAGWRSIKGSFTDDGEEPVQELPELHKGDELAIKEAAVLEKQTKPPVLYTEAGLLSAMETAGKEIENEEERKALKNIGIGTPATRAAIIETLFTRNYIQRDKRSLIPTEKGLQVYGLVKDRKIADVAMTAEWELALQKIENNEADAGTFQKEMETYAKSITDELLQTSIASTNQPKLTCPKCKSQQLIIRDKIVKCPDEACNWVQFRTVCGVQISIENLTNLVNKGKTSLIKGMTSKAGKKFDAYIILKENAESSFEFEKNKSSKRNGK encoded by the coding sequence ATGAAAACAATTATTGCAGAAAAACCAAGCGTAGCAAGGGAAATAGCCGGACTTGTGGGAGCATCCGATAAAAAGGATGGCTACCTGACAGGTAACGGCTATTTTGTTACGTGGGCATTCGGTCATTTAATAGGACTGGGAATGCCCGAAGATTACGGGATTTCGGGATTTGACAAATCAGCTTTACCGATATTGCCCAACCCGTTTTTATTGACCGTCCGAAAGGTCAAGAAAGACAAAGGGTACACTGCCGATACTGGCGCATTAAAGCAACTGAAAGTCATTGAGCAGCTTTTTACGAAGAGCAACAGCATCATCGTCGCTACCGATGCAGGACGAGAGGGCGAACTCATTTTCAGGTACATTTATGAATACCTGAAATGCAACAAGCCTTTTGAACGCCTTTGGATAAGTTCGCTTACCGAAAAGGCAATAAAGCAAGGCTTTGACAAACTGAAAGACGGGGCAGCATTTGACGGGCTGTATCAGGCAGCGCAAGGCAGAAGCCGTGCCGACTGGCTTGTAGGCATCAATGCTACGCAAGCATTGAGTATTGCCGCAGGTAATGGTATCTATTCGCTTGGAAGAGTGCAAACGCCCACACTGGCTTTGATATGCAAACGTTACCTCGACAATAAGAATTTCACGGTAAAGAAATACTGGCAGATACAATTAACGCACAACAAAGCCCAGGTTGATTTCAAAAGTATTTCCGCAACCAAATGGGACGAAAAGCAACTTGCTGATGATACCCTTAAAGCTATTCAGCGTGGCGCAACGGCAACCTTTACATCAGTAGAAACCAAAAGCGTTACAGAACAACCGCCCTTGCTTTTCGACCTGACAGGCTTACAAAAGGAAGCCAACAAAAGGCTGAAATTATCTGCTGAAGCAACGCTCAATATTGCGCAAAGCCTGTACGAAAAGAAGTTTATCACGTACCCACGTACCGGGAGCAAATACATCCCTGAAGATATGTGGGCAGAAATTCCAAACCTCGTGCGGGCATTGCAAAATCGTGAGGATTGCAAGCAAGCCCTTACCAAAATCAAATGGGGACGGTTCAACAAACGTATCGTGAATGACCTCCGTGTAACGGACCATCACGGTTTGTTGATTACGGACAAAGTGCCGTCCGTACTTAATGCAGACGAAAACAAGATTTACAATATGATTGCGCTTCGCTTGCTTGAAGCCATATCGCAAGCCTGTGTCAAAGAAATAACCGATGTATCATTACAGGTATTGCATTACGACTTTACGGCAAAAGGCTGTAAAATTCAGGAAGCGGGTTGGCGTTCCATAAAAGGAAGTTTTACCGATGACGGCGAAGAGCCAGTGCAGGAATTACCTGAACTGCATAAAGGCGACGAACTTGCCATAAAGGAAGCCGCAGTTTTGGAAAAGCAGACCAAACCACCAGTGCTTTACACCGAAGCCGGGCTTTTGTCGGCTATGGAAACCGCAGGGAAAGAAATTGAGAACGAAGAAGAACGCAAAGCCCTCAAAAATATCGGCATCGGTACTCCTGCAACAAGAGCCGCCATTATCGAAACCCTGTTTACCCGTAATTATATCCAACGGGATAAACGTTCTTTAATCCCTACGGAAAAAGGATTGCAGGTGTACGGGCTTGTAAAAGACCGGAAAATTGCAGACGTGGCAATGACTGCCGAATGGGAATTGGCGTTACAGAAAATAGAAAATAACGAAGCGGATGCCGGAACATTCCAAAAGGAAATGGAAACCTATGCCAAATCTATTACCGATGAATTGCTACAAACCTCTATTGCAAGCACCAACCAACCCAAACTAACCTGCCCGAAATGCAAAAGTCAGCAGCTTATTATCCGTGACAAGATTGTGAAATGCCCTGATGAGGCTTGTAACTGGGTACAGTTCCGCACCGTCTGCGGTGTACAAATCAGTATCGAAAATTTAACAAACCTTGTCAATAAAGGCAAAACCTCTCTTATCAAAGGAATGACAAGCAAAGCCGGAAAGAAATTCGATGCTTACATCATTCTGAAAGAAAACGCTGAAAGTTCCTTTGAGTTTGAAAAAAACAAAAGCAGTAAACGCAATGGAAAATAA
- a CDS encoding DUF3945 domain-containing protein, whose amino-acid sequence MSEETTNKQEMPEQLSDILLVLDKEKMKIQAVKSIDENGKMETVDPTKKNQNQFMRVDKSGDFFSNFFSNFFSQLKNPTNFTFFKVPAPVAAEKAEELQKHVDKPTPQGEKVLKEHEVKTEPQPDKKQENQNNMATAQTTTETSEYRYKPEQIDWDTMKNLGLSKEYLEKRNLLDPLLRGYKTNELLPIGINLGGSILRTDARLSLQQAEDGNVIVAIHGIKREPNLHFEFFGHKFTDEDKKNLLETGNMGRVVNLVNSKTGDLMPSIISIDRLTNDVVALRTEFIKIPDEIKGVKLNDEQKQTLMEGKPLYLEGMISSKGTEFSATVQFNADKRYVEFLFDRGNNNQQAQTNQQNTQQSNQQSQPQEAPRTFRGKELDDEQYNKFKAGQTIYVELKDKKDQPYKGYITFDKDTGKTNFEFPGQYKARVEPAESHKTQTAVNSEGKTNEATKNVQEPLKSGQQRPKNEKQQEQQDNKPAKSKGRKM is encoded by the coding sequence ATGAGCGAAGAAACAACTAATAAACAAGAAATGCCCGAACAGCTTTCGGACATCTTACTCGTACTGGATAAAGAGAAAATGAAAATCCAGGCAGTAAAGAGTATAGACGAAAACGGGAAAATGGAAACCGTTGACCCCACGAAGAAAAATCAAAACCAGTTTATGCGTGTGGATAAAAGCGGCGATTTCTTTTCCAACTTCTTTTCCAATTTTTTCAGCCAGTTAAAGAACCCCACAAACTTTACTTTCTTCAAAGTACCTGCCCCGGTTGCTGCTGAAAAAGCAGAGGAATTACAAAAGCACGTAGATAAGCCCACTCCACAGGGCGAAAAAGTGCTGAAAGAACACGAGGTAAAAACCGAACCTCAACCCGATAAAAAACAAGAAAATCAAAATAATATGGCAACAGCACAAACAACAACGGAAACAAGCGAATATCGCTACAAGCCGGAGCAGATTGATTGGGACACAATGAAAAACCTCGGATTAAGCAAAGAGTATCTTGAAAAAAGAAACCTGCTCGACCCTTTGTTACGAGGTTACAAAACCAATGAGCTTTTACCGATAGGTATCAACCTCGGTGGCTCTATCCTCCGTACGGATGCCCGCCTGTCTTTACAGCAAGCGGAAGACGGCAATGTTATCGTGGCAATACACGGTATCAAAAGAGAGCCTAACCTCCACTTTGAGTTTTTCGGTCACAAGTTTACGGACGAAGACAAGAAAAACCTGCTCGAAACGGGTAATATGGGGCGTGTCGTCAATTTGGTAAACTCCAAAACAGGCGACCTGATGCCGTCCATTATCAGTATTGACAGGCTGACCAATGACGTGGTTGCACTGCGCACGGAGTTTATAAAAATTCCCGATGAAATTAAGGGCGTAAAGCTGAATGACGAACAAAAACAAACGCTGATGGAGGGCAAACCGCTCTATTTAGAGGGTATGATTTCCTCGAAAGGAACGGAGTTTTCGGCAACTGTACAATTCAATGCTGACAAACGGTATGTTGAGTTCCTGTTTGACAGAGGCAACAACAATCAGCAGGCGCAAACGAACCAACAGAACACTCAACAAAGCAATCAGCAAAGCCAACCGCAAGAAGCTCCAAGAACTTTCAGGGGCAAAGAACTGGATGATGAGCAGTACAATAAGTTCAAAGCCGGACAAACCATATACGTTGAACTGAAAGATAAAAAAGACCAACCGTATAAGGGTTATATCACGTTCGACAAAGATACCGGAAAGACCAATTTTGAGTTTCCAGGTCAATATAAAGCAAGAGTGGAACCTGCTGAAAGCCATAAAACGCAGACTGCCGTCAATTCTGAGGGTAAAACCAACGAAGCGACCAAGAACGTCCAAGAGCCTTTGAAGTCCGGGCAGCAAAGACCGAAAAACGAGAAGCAGCAGGAGCAACAGGATAACAAGCCTGCAAAATCCAAAGGCAGAAAAATGTAA
- a CDS encoding helix-turn-helix domain-containing protein has translation MNIDKMEFVAWMERIMDRLDILGNHIDDLQKKRNSIDGEELLDNQDLLQMLKISNRSLQRYRSIGKLPYYTISGKLYYKLSDVHQFIRESFNPPLPKLDANK, from the coding sequence ATGAATATCGACAAAATGGAATTTGTGGCGTGGATGGAACGCATAATGGATAGGCTGGACATTCTTGGCAACCACATAGACGATTTGCAAAAGAAGCGCAACAGCATAGACGGTGAAGAACTACTGGACAATCAGGACTTATTGCAAATGCTGAAAATCAGTAACCGTTCCCTGCAACGCTATCGCTCCATAGGCAAGCTCCCTTATTATACCATTAGCGGAAAACTGTATTACAAACTGTCCGATGTGCATCAGTTCATCAGGGAAAGTTTTAACCCGCCTTTGCCGAAACTGGATGCCAATAAGTGA
- a CDS encoding helix-turn-helix domain-containing protein, translated as MNIITVDEEVWKHLNERLKAISEYILKLEDTSYDSLWLNNHEVCQYLHISEKTLWRMRTNGQIAFSKMYGQYYYTIGAIKEMLNANAVQTTDEYVEQLMAKGKSYIEKGRKLKSGNN; from the coding sequence ATGAACATTATAACAGTTGACGAAGAAGTGTGGAAGCACCTCAACGAACGGTTGAAAGCCATTAGCGAATATATCCTCAAACTGGAAGATACAAGCTACGATAGCTTATGGCTCAACAACCACGAAGTCTGCCAGTATCTCCACATCAGCGAAAAAACGTTGTGGCGTATGCGCACCAACGGGCAGATAGCCTTTTCAAAAATGTACGGGCAGTATTACTATACGATTGGTGCTATCAAGGAAATGCTCAACGCAAACGCTGTGCAGACCACCGATGAATATGTAGAGCAGCTTATGGCGAAAGGCAAAAGCTATATCGAGAAAGGCAGAAAGCTGAAATCAGGTAATAATTAA
- a CDS encoding RteC domain-containing protein: MEIVLNKILSEIQHQEDKLSSQMMQTADEAYQMTLFLKEMLFTIKMKALQTGFKDEQQEINFFKNIKPQILGKLIYYNKVFRIETTCPVSAGRIHQSYFENQLKILKSEYKESISNEDFYRYYRAGRTDRDHSYFRLGKINYHDGLKSSVFEIDLSFSTYYDNKVAHIIANELLYTFLLTKINPEKNPDTISINGDGNKDISWTNSQNALIELIYALYVSKSIAYGKIGIRKLALIFQILFRTPLNDIHHSFHRMKTRAGSRTVFLDRLKISLEEYMDKDL, encoded by the coding sequence ATGGAAATCGTGTTGAACAAAATACTATCGGAAATTCAGCATCAGGAAGATAAACTGTCTTCTCAAATGATGCAAACTGCGGATGAGGCTTACCAAATGACCTTATTCCTAAAGGAAATGCTCTTTACTATAAAGATGAAAGCCTTACAAACCGGATTTAAGGATGAGCAGCAGGAAATCAATTTTTTCAAGAACATCAAACCGCAGATTTTAGGAAAACTTATTTATTACAATAAGGTATTCCGCATTGAAACTACCTGCCCCGTAAGTGCAGGGAGAATACACCAAAGTTATTTTGAAAACCAACTGAAAATTCTGAAATCCGAATACAAGGAAAGCATATCCAATGAGGATTTTTACAGGTACTATCGTGCAGGCAGAACTGACCGTGACCACAGTTATTTCAGGCTCGGAAAAATCAATTACCACGATGGTCTAAAAAGTAGTGTATTTGAAATTGACCTTAGCTTTTCTACTTATTACGATAACAAAGTTGCCCATATTATAGCCAATGAATTACTTTATACTTTCTTGCTTACCAAAATAAACCCTGAAAAAAATCCCGATACCATTTCAATAAACGGTGATGGAAACAAAGACATTTCGTGGACGAACTCGCAAAATGCACTGATAGAATTGATTTACGCCCTGTATGTTTCCAAATCTATTGCATACGGGAAAATAGGCATCAGGAAATTAGCATTGATTTTCCAAATCCTCTTCCGAACGCCCTTGAACGATATACATCATTCTTTCCACCGAATGAAAACAAGGGCAGGCTCCCGAACGGTGTTTTTAGACCGGCTCAAAATTTCCCTCGAAGAGTATATGGATAAAGACCTTTAG
- a CDS encoding NAD(P)H-hydrate dehydratase — MKTAIAITKAEIQKIYKPIDSHTHKGIQGHAALVAGSYGKIGAVVLASKACIKSGCGLVTAYIPKCGYEIIQSTIPEVMVVTTIHEKYISEIILEIEAQAIGIGPGIGQEDITQKAFYEFLKTNQTPLVIDADALNILSQNKTWLNLLQPRTILTPHPKELERLIGSWNSNQEKFEKTIEFSKQYGVIVVMKGAPTHIVNEDDIYQNTTGNAALATAGSGDVLTGILTSLLAQGYQSIQAAQLGVYVHGLTADIALPETGYQSFIASDIIANLGKAFLLLER, encoded by the coding sequence ATGAAAACTGCAATTGCAATAACTAAAGCCGAGATTCAAAAAATCTACAAACCTATAGACTCCCATACGCACAAAGGAATACAAGGACATGCGGCTCTTGTTGCAGGAAGTTACGGAAAGATAGGAGCAGTAGTTTTAGCATCCAAAGCCTGCATCAAATCAGGTTGCGGACTCGTAACAGCATATATTCCAAAATGTGGTTATGAAATCATTCAATCTACAATTCCCGAAGTAATGGTAGTGACAACCATTCATGAAAAATACATTTCCGAAATCATCTTAGAGATAGAGGCACAAGCCATAGGAATTGGTCCAGGAATAGGGCAGGAGGACATCACACAAAAGGCTTTTTATGAATTCCTAAAAACAAACCAAACCCCTTTAGTTATTGATGCCGATGCATTGAATATTTTATCACAAAATAAAACATGGCTTAATTTGCTTCAACCAAGGACAATACTCACACCGCATCCAAAAGAATTAGAACGCTTAATAGGAAGTTGGAACTCCAATCAAGAGAAATTTGAAAAAACGATTGAATTCTCTAAACAATATGGAGTAATCGTAGTTATGAAAGGGGCACCAACGCATATTGTAAATGAAGACGACATTTATCAAAACACTACAGGAAATGCTGCATTAGCAACAGCAGGGAGTGGTGATGTCTTAACCGGAATACTCACAAGCTTACTTGCTCAAGGATATCAATCGATTCAAGCAGCTCAATTAGGAGTGTACGTACATGGTTTAACTGCCGATATTGCATTGCCTGAAACAGGTTATCAATCATTCATAGCATCTGACATTATAGCCAATTTAGGAAAAGCCTTTTTATTACTAGAGAGGTAA
- a CDS encoding HipA family kinase, with protein MKNKLDLRTVNVTRYISPLREGGSLPALAEADDDFKYVLKFKGAGHGVKALIAELIGGEIANALKLQIPELVFANLDEAFGRTEADEEIQDLLQGSQGLNLALHFLSGAITFDPVVTEVTPKLASQIVWLDAFITNVDRTFRNTNMLIWHKELWLIDHGACLYFHHSWNNWEQHAKSPFALIKDHVLLPQAALLKEVDSEYKAVLTTELLQEIVALIPDEWLNWEDTDETPEGLRNVYLQFLQTRLNHSEIFVKEAENAR; from the coding sequence ATGAAAAACAAACTAGATCTAAGAACGGTAAACGTAACGCGATATATAAGTCCGTTACGCGAAGGCGGTTCATTACCCGCTTTGGCCGAAGCAGATGATGATTTTAAATACGTCCTAAAATTTAAAGGAGCAGGACATGGTGTAAAAGCCCTAATTGCCGAATTAATAGGAGGAGAAATTGCCAATGCATTAAAACTTCAAATTCCCGAATTAGTATTTGCTAACCTAGATGAAGCTTTTGGTAGAACAGAAGCCGATGAAGAGATTCAGGATTTATTGCAGGGAAGTCAAGGACTTAATCTAGCATTGCATTTTTTGTCAGGTGCTATTACTTTTGATCCTGTTGTAACAGAAGTAACTCCTAAGCTGGCTTCACAAATTGTTTGGCTGGATGCTTTTATCACCAATGTAGATCGTACGTTTAGAAATACTAATATGCTAATTTGGCATAAAGAATTATGGCTAATAGATCATGGCGCATGTTTGTATTTTCATCATTCTTGGAACAATTGGGAGCAACATGCCAAGAGTCCTTTTGCACTGATAAAAGATCATGTGTTATTACCGCAAGCAGCGCTTTTAAAAGAAGTGGATTCAGAATATAAAGCAGTTTTAACTACCGAATTATTACAGGAAATCGTAGCACTTATTCCAGACGAATGGCTTAATTGGGAAGATACCGATGAAACGCCAGAAGGATTGCGAAATGTATATTTGCAATTTTTACAAACACGATTAAATCATTCTGAAATTTTTGTAAAAGAAGCCGAAAATGCAAGATAG
- a CDS encoding DUF3037 domain-containing protein, translated as MQDSHLYEYAVIRVVPRVEREEFLNIGIILFCKRAKFIKVLYHINDAKIQALSSDFDIEQLHCNLTSLQKIAIGAKDGGPIGQMDIPERFRWLTAIRSSAIQTSRPHPGLCQDLDKTIQRLFEELVL; from the coding sequence ATGCAAGATAGTCACTTATATGAATATGCCGTAATTCGTGTGGTACCTAGAGTCGAACGCGAAGAATTCCTAAACATAGGTATCATATTATTTTGCAAAAGAGCCAAATTTATAAAAGTATTGTACCATATAAATGATGCTAAAATTCAAGCACTTTCGTCAGATTTTGATATCGAACAACTGCATTGCAATTTAACCTCGTTACAAAAAATAGCTATTGGAGCAAAAGATGGAGGACCAATCGGACAAATGGATATACCAGAGCGCTTTCGTTGGTTAACAGCAATTCGCAGCTCGGCAATTCAAACTTCGAGACCTCATCCGGGTTTATGTCAGGATTTAGATAAAACCATTCAAAGGTTATTTGAAGAATTAGTTCTTTAG
- a CDS encoding HutD family protein, giving the protein MNIRLLPKKDSKASIWSGGLTYEYIIYPETANYADRDFAFRISSATIEEEPSEFTKFKGYYRYLVMLDNCLHVEVNKEKKTYKKYEIMEFNSNDEVTSYTKGIDFNWMVSEKIRHHKLEVTNSNQNYNAQIIILFSLHTTAIKINEKSYDLKPYDLLVIENQKKENIMLHFSNECLSGILDF; this is encoded by the coding sequence ATGAATATACGCCTTTTACCTAAAAAAGATAGTAAAGCCTCTATTTGGAGTGGTGGATTGACATATGAATATATAATATATCCAGAAACAGCAAACTATGCCGATAGAGATTTTGCATTCAGAATAAGCAGTGCTACAATAGAGGAAGAGCCTTCAGAGTTTACAAAGTTCAAGGGCTATTACCGATATTTGGTTATGCTTGATAATTGCTTGCATGTTGAGGTAAACAAAGAAAAAAAAACATATAAGAAATATGAAATCATGGAATTTAATTCTAATGATGAAGTGACTTCTTATACAAAAGGTATTGATTTTAATTGGATGGTTTCTGAAAAAATACGCCATCACAAACTGGAAGTAACGAACAGTAATCAGAATTATAATGCTCAAATAATAATTTTATTCTCTTTACATACAACTGCTATTAAAATTAATGAGAAGTCATACGATCTAAAACCTTATGATTTATTAGTTATTGAAAATCAAAAAAAAGAAAACATAATGCTTCATTTTTCTAATGAATGCCTCTCTGGAATATTGGATTTTTAA
- a CDS encoding GNAT family N-acetyltransferase codes for MITKATLQDIPALNALINSAYRGESSKKGWTTEANLLEGKRTTEEELTETMEDKKNTFLKFTENNQIIGSVLLVEKEDKLYLGMLTVSPELQNSGIGKKLLQEAEVYAKSLGLPKIVMTVISVREELLAWYKRNGYVDTGKREPFPESDVHVTISKEPLEFIVLEKKV; via the coding sequence ATGATTACAAAAGCAACATTACAAGATATTCCAGCATTAAATGCATTAATAAACTCAGCTTATCGTGGCGAATCGTCTAAAAAAGGATGGACTACCGAAGCCAACTTACTAGAAGGGAAAAGAACTACAGAAGAGGAACTAACTGAAACCATGGAAGACAAGAAAAATACTTTCTTGAAATTCACAGAAAACAACCAAATTATTGGCTCTGTTTTATTAGTAGAGAAAGAAGATAAACTCTATTTAGGGATGCTTACCGTTTCGCCTGAGTTACAAAATAGTGGTATTGGTAAAAAGTTACTACAAGAAGCCGAAGTGTATGCTAAATCATTAGGTTTACCAAAAATTGTAATGACTGTAATATCTGTGCGTGAAGAACTCCTTGCATGGTACAAACGTAATGGTTATGTAGATACTGGCAAAAGAGAGCCTTTTCCTGAGAGTGATGTTCATGTTACCATTTCTAAAGAGCCTTTGGAATTTATTGTATTAGAGAAAAAGGTTTAA
- a CDS encoding serine hydrolase domain-containing protein produces MKIKPKFFLILLFLFAFKQTVLAQVKDNYTARIDSLIQTTSVRPFNGAILISQNGKTKYSKAYGYSDYTKKTPLKLDHHFVILSNSKQITAVLILREVEKGKIVLNTPIKKYLPNLKQPWTSTVTVENLLNHTSGIVDLEKPTLFPVGTQFKYTDLNYILLGQIIERVTNKTYEAVVTELFKVNKMKDSFFPNASNQKEVVNGREYFKDKTTKEIQGVVIPKERIPAAGLVSTVKDLTLWNYLLHNGKLLNEATYSRMTSYNIKDQHDVFGKKEIGYGYGIRVNDESKIKEFGHTGVVSEQGFVSVNLFYPETNTSIVVLENQTFENFDITYYFESEIRKIVLESNLLSK; encoded by the coding sequence ATGAAAATCAAACCTAAGTTTTTCTTAATTCTATTATTCCTTTTCGCTTTTAAACAGACAGTTTTGGCTCAAGTCAAAGACAATTATACTGCCAGAATTGATAGTTTAATTCAAACAACTTCCGTTCGACCGTTTAATGGCGCTATACTAATCTCTCAAAACGGAAAAACTAAGTACTCGAAAGCGTATGGCTACTCTGATTACACAAAAAAAACACCTCTTAAATTAGATCATCATTTTGTTATTTTATCCAATAGCAAGCAGATAACTGCCGTTTTGATTCTTCGAGAAGTAGAAAAAGGAAAAATTGTTTTAAATACTCCCATAAAAAAATATTTACCAAACTTAAAGCAACCTTGGACAAGTACCGTTACAGTCGAAAATCTATTAAATCATACTTCGGGCATTGTTGATCTTGAAAAACCAACACTCTTTCCTGTTGGAACTCAATTTAAATATACCGATTTGAATTATATTTTGTTAGGTCAAATTATAGAAAGAGTAACCAATAAAACATACGAAGCTGTCGTAACCGAGTTGTTCAAAGTAAACAAAATGAAAGATAGTTTCTTTCCTAATGCATCTAATCAAAAAGAGGTTGTAAACGGTCGTGAATATTTTAAAGATAAAACAACCAAAGAAATTCAAGGTGTTGTTATTCCTAAAGAACGAATTCCAGCAGCAGGACTTGTGAGTACTGTTAAAGATTTAACTCTTTGGAATTACTTGTTGCATAATGGTAAGCTTTTAAACGAAGCTACCTACAGCCGAATGACCTCCTACAACATTAAAGACCAACATGATGTATTTGGTAAAAAAGAAATTGGATATGGATATGGTATTCGAGTAAACGATGAATCTAAAATTAAAGAATTTGGTCATACAGGAGTTGTATCCGAGCAAGGGTTTGTTTCTGTTAATTTGTTTTACCCTGAAACCAATACCAGCATTGTTGTATTAGAAAATCAAACTTTTGAAAATTTTGATATTACTTATTATTTTGAATCTGAAATAAGAAAAATAGTCCTTGAAAGTAATTTGTTGAGTAAATAA